In Colias croceus chromosome 12, ilColCroc2.1, one genomic interval encodes:
- the LOC123696473 gene encoding protein yippee-like isoform X2, which translates to MWAASACCSRQAGDGGATTRAPVKTFQAYLPPAHRTYSCIHCRAHLASHDELISKSFQGSQGRAYLFNSVVNVGCGPAEERVLLTGLHAVADIYCECCKTMLGWKYEHAFESSQKYKEGKFIIELAHMVKENGWD; encoded by the exons ATGTGGGCGGCGAGCGCGTGCTGCTCGCGCCAGGCAG GCGACGGCGGCGCGACCACGCGCGCGCCCGTCAAGACCTTCCAGGCGTACCTGCCGCCGGCGCATCGCACCTACAGTTGCATACACTGCCGCGCGCACCTCGCCAGCCATGACGAGCTTATATCTAAG TCGTTTCAAGGCAGCCAGGGGCGTGCATATCTATTCAATTCTGT AGTGAACGTGGGGTGCGGTCCGGCGGAGGAGCGCGTGCTGCTGACGGGGCTGCACGCCGTCGCCGACATCTACTGCGAGTGCTGCAAGACGATGCTCGGCTGGAAATAT GAACACGCGTTCGAATCGAGTCAAAAATACAAAGAGGGCAAGTTCATAATAGAGCTCGCCCACATGGTGAAGGAGAACGGGTGGGACTAG
- the LOC123696473 gene encoding protein yippee-like isoform X1 has product MRGWRVQGSSAGRGGRRRAAGDRRFTRLMWAASACCSRQAGDGGATTRAPVKTFQAYLPPAHRTYSCIHCRAHLASHDELISKSFQGSQGRAYLFNSVVNVGCGPAEERVLLTGLHAVADIYCECCKTMLGWKYEHAFESSQKYKEGKFIIELAHMVKENGWD; this is encoded by the exons AGGGTGGCGGGTGCAAGGGAGCAGCGCGGGGCGCGGTGGGAGGCGGCGCGCGGCAGGTGACCGACGCTTCACGCGGCTCATGTGGGCGGCGAGCGCGTGCTGCTCGCGCCAGGCAG GCGACGGCGGCGCGACCACGCGCGCGCCCGTCAAGACCTTCCAGGCGTACCTGCCGCCGGCGCATCGCACCTACAGTTGCATACACTGCCGCGCGCACCTCGCCAGCCATGACGAGCTTATATCTAAG TCGTTTCAAGGCAGCCAGGGGCGTGCATATCTATTCAATTCTGT AGTGAACGTGGGGTGCGGTCCGGCGGAGGAGCGCGTGCTGCTGACGGGGCTGCACGCCGTCGCCGACATCTACTGCGAGTGCTGCAAGACGATGCTCGGCTGGAAATAT GAACACGCGTTCGAATCGAGTCAAAAATACAAAGAGGGCAAGTTCATAATAGAGCTCGCCCACATGGTGAAGGAGAACGGGTGGGACTAG
- the LOC123696473 gene encoding protein yippee-like isoform X3, producing the protein MREGVTNRGGVAGDGGATTRAPVKTFQAYLPPAHRTYSCIHCRAHLASHDELISKSFQGSQGRAYLFNSVVNVGCGPAEERVLLTGLHAVADIYCECCKTMLGWKYEHAFESSQKYKEGKFIIELAHMVKENGWD; encoded by the exons ATGCGTGAGGGGGTGACTAACCGTGGCGGGGTGGCAGGCGACGGCGGCGCGACCACGCGCGCGCCCGTCAAGACCTTCCAGGCGTACCTGCCGCCGGCGCATCGCACCTACAGTTGCATACACTGCCGCGCGCACCTCGCCAGCCATGACGAGCTTATATCTAAG TCGTTTCAAGGCAGCCAGGGGCGTGCATATCTATTCAATTCTGT AGTGAACGTGGGGTGCGGTCCGGCGGAGGAGCGCGTGCTGCTGACGGGGCTGCACGCCGTCGCCGACATCTACTGCGAGTGCTGCAAGACGATGCTCGGCTGGAAATAT GAACACGCGTTCGAATCGAGTCAAAAATACAAAGAGGGCAAGTTCATAATAGAGCTCGCCCACATGGTGAAGGAGAACGGGTGGGACTAG